From Myotis daubentonii chromosome 15, mMyoDau2.1, whole genome shotgun sequence, one genomic window encodes:
- the LOC132216320 gene encoding binder of sperm protein homolog 1-like, producing the protein MFLVGRHDSEINFGFKFYFSETMPYFPEMKDGKCFFPFRYKDNMYYDCIKFKAKHKWCSVTENFEGYWKYCSEKDFAKCVFPFWFRRTIYWGCTDDSEAFGKRWCSLTRNFNKEKVWKYCDDMYLPQH; encoded by the exons ATGTTCTTGGTTGGAAGACATGATAGCGAAATAAATTTCggcttcaaattttatttttcagaaacgaTGCCTTACTTTCCCGAAATGAAAG ATGGCAAGTGTTTCTTTCCGTTCCGCTATAAGGACAACATGTACTACGACTGTATCAAGTTCAAGGCCAAGCACAAGTGGTGCTCCGTGACGGAGAACTTTGAAGGCTACTGGAAGTACTGCTCCGAGAAAG ACTTCGCAAAATGCGTGTTTCCCTTCTGGTTCAGACGcaccatctactggggatgtacaGATGACTCGGAAGCATTTGGGAAACGATGGTGCTCACTGACCCGGAATTTCAACAAAGAGAAGGTCTGGAAGTATTGCGATGACATGTACTTGCCTCAACACTGA